One part of the Chryseobacterium mulctrae genome encodes these proteins:
- the lnt gene encoding apolipoprotein N-acyltransferase encodes MKYVLLTLISAMLLSVSWPTYGVPFFIFFALVPLLMMEHGVSKFSNYSRKSWVVFGLSYLCFVIWNIVTTGWLYGAKNPDGSHSLLAVVFPVLVNSFLYSLVFQCYHWYKNAQGTYWGMAFLVAIWMSFEKFHMNWEFTWPWLNLGNAFSDYPKLIQWYDTLGSTGGSFWILLVNLLIFYTIRIWEAGRKRKDLIINVSGTVLLIGLPMIISLIKFNSFNEKPIGEVSVLMLQPDLDPYGEKYSKDSITIQNDLLALAENNTKGKIDYYIAPETALPGRGSISETAFEKSDLLNNVKGFLAKHPGSVFTTGISSHKYFLDKNTVPTNAYQINDRVWVESYNSAVQIIPNQKVEVYHKGKLVPGVEIFPYMSVLKPLLGNAMINLGGTVASLGTDKERVAFSNPYNKGKIAPIICYESIYGEFVTDYVKKGANFLGIMTNDSWWGVTEGHKQLLSYARMRAIETRREIVRAANSGISAHINAKGEILGDTFYGDQTTLFAKVNLYEGETFYVRTGDLLSRVSIFALGFLLFYFLIKRFQNKMKKENKK; translated from the coding sequence ATGAAATACGTCTTACTTACGCTCATTTCAGCGATGTTGCTATCGGTTTCTTGGCCGACTTACGGAGTTCCGTTTTTTATATTCTTTGCCCTCGTTCCGCTTTTGATGATGGAACATGGTGTTTCTAAATTTTCAAATTACAGTAGAAAAAGCTGGGTTGTTTTCGGTCTTTCCTATCTGTGTTTTGTAATTTGGAATATTGTTACAACAGGTTGGTTGTATGGTGCAAAAAATCCGGATGGAAGCCATTCTTTACTTGCTGTGGTATTTCCTGTTTTAGTTAATTCTTTTTTATATTCATTGGTTTTTCAATGCTATCATTGGTATAAAAACGCACAAGGAACCTATTGGGGAATGGCTTTTTTAGTAGCAATCTGGATGAGTTTTGAAAAATTCCATATGAATTGGGAATTTACTTGGCCTTGGTTGAATCTTGGAAATGCTTTTTCAGATTACCCGAAGCTGATCCAATGGTATGATACTTTGGGATCAACCGGTGGAAGCTTCTGGATCTTATTGGTCAATTTACTTATATTTTACACCATCAGAATTTGGGAAGCCGGAAGGAAAAGAAAAGATTTAATTATTAATGTTTCTGGAACGGTACTTTTAATCGGTCTTCCGATGATTATTTCATTAATAAAATTCAATAGTTTTAATGAAAAGCCAATTGGTGAAGTCAGTGTTTTAATGTTGCAACCAGATCTTGATCCTTATGGTGAAAAATATTCTAAAGACAGCATCACGATTCAGAATGATCTTTTAGCTTTAGCCGAAAACAACACCAAAGGAAAGATTGATTATTATATCGCACCCGAAACAGCACTTCCCGGAAGAGGTTCTATTTCTGAGACCGCTTTTGAAAAAAGTGACCTTTTAAATAATGTAAAAGGTTTTCTTGCGAAACATCCCGGTTCTGTTTTTACAACGGGAATTTCTTCTCACAAATATTTCTTAGATAAAAATACTGTTCCAACAAATGCTTATCAAATTAATGACCGAGTTTGGGTAGAAAGTTATAATTCTGCAGTACAGATTATTCCGAATCAAAAAGTTGAAGTTTACCACAAAGGAAAGCTTGTTCCGGGTGTTGAAATTTTCCCTTACATGAGTGTTTTAAAACCTCTTTTAGGTAATGCGATGATTAATTTGGGAGGAACGGTTGCTTCATTGGGAACAGATAAAGAGCGTGTTGCATTTTCAAATCCTTATAATAAAGGAAAGATTGCGCCGATTATTTGTTATGAAAGTATTTATGGTGAATTTGTAACTGATTACGTAAAAAAAGGCGCCAACTTCCTCGGAATTATGACCAATGATTCTTGGTGGGGCGTAACAGAAGGTCACAAACAGCTCCTTTCTTATGCAAGAATGAGAGCTATTGAAACCAGAAGAGAAATTGTACGAGCTGCAAACAGCGGGATTTCTGCGCATATCAATGCAAAAGGAGAGATCTTAGGAGACACTTTTTACGGTGATCAGACTACTTTATTTGCTAAAGTAAACCTTTATGAGGGCGAAACATTTTATGTAAGAACCGGAGATCTTCTTTCTCGAGTTTCTATTTTTGCTTTAGGATTTTTGCTGTTTTATTTTCTGATTAAAAGGTTTCAGAATAAAATGAAAAAAGAAAACAAAAAGTAA
- a CDS encoding VanZ family protein gives MLKKFYKFIILPYTIFLLYLMFFGMGRLQYEDNIVRIKPIVSTIWFIQETISWLDIIRIVLGNVIMFIPFGFLGWIFPQLKNLKSLIITFVSAIVIVEALQYFSRLGVFDVDDVLLNTFGVFLGWQIKRVLEPRFSKFIVE, from the coding sequence ATGTTAAAGAAATTTTATAAATTCATCATTTTACCATACACCATTTTTCTGCTCTATCTGATGTTTTTCGGGATGGGAAGATTGCAGTATGAAGATAATATTGTGAGAATTAAACCGATTGTTTCAACAATTTGGTTTATTCAGGAAACAATAAGCTGGCTTGATATTATTAGAATTGTCTTGGGAAATGTGATAATGTTTATTCCTTTTGGTTTCTTAGGCTGGATTTTTCCACAGTTGAAAAATTTAAAAAGTCTCATCATCACTTTTGTTTCTGCCATTGTGATTGTAGAAGCGTTGCAGTATTTTTCAAGATTGGGAGTCTTTGATGTGGATGATGTTTTGCTGAATACTTTTGGCGTTTTTCTGGGTTGGCAAATTAAAAGAGTGTTGGAACCTAGATTCAGTAAATTTATAGTTGAATAA
- the proC gene encoding pyrroline-5-carboxylate reductase, which yields MKIAIIGAGNMGLSFSKSFLKYELIKPENLHLITRSQSKISKIKEEFPKSEISVFEEVKNLDADLIIIGVKPQDFQKVAESFQFSLNENQMILSIMAGIKIEKIQKSLHHKSVVRAMPNSPTLLGMGITGYTSAEGISFNQLMNIERLLNSTGRSVYLENEDLLDGVTALSGSGPAYFYYIVDAMIKAGTEMGIDENLSKLFVKQTMLGAYHLINNSDKNLEDLIKDVASKGGTTEAALKTFEENNFKEILQQGILNAEKRAKELNG from the coding sequence ATGAAAATCGCCATCATCGGAGCCGGAAATATGGGTTTATCTTTTTCAAAATCATTTTTGAAATACGAACTCATTAAACCTGAAAACCTTCACCTGATTACAAGAAGCCAGTCTAAAATATCGAAAATAAAAGAAGAGTTTCCCAAATCAGAAATTTCTGTATTTGAAGAGGTGAAAAATTTGGATGCAGATCTTATTATCATTGGCGTAAAACCACAGGATTTCCAAAAAGTAGCAGAAAGTTTTCAGTTTTCACTAAACGAAAACCAGATGATTTTGTCAATTATGGCTGGGATTAAAATTGAAAAAATCCAAAAGTCTTTACATCACAAATCTGTTGTAAGAGCAATGCCCAACTCTCCTACTCTTTTAGGAATGGGAATCACAGGTTACACTTCTGCGGAAGGAATTTCCTTTAATCAGTTGATGAATATCGAAAGACTTCTGAATAGTACCGGAAGATCTGTTTATTTGGAAAACGAAGATTTATTAGACGGAGTTACCGCTCTTTCAGGAAGCGGACCAGCGTATTTTTATTACATTGTCGATGCGATGATCAAAGCCGGAACAGAAATGGGAATTGATGAAAATTTGTCTAAACTTTTTGTAAAACAAACGATGTTGGGCGCTTATCATTTGATCAATAATTCAGATAAAAATTTGGAAGATTTGATAAAAGATGTTGCATCAAAAGGCGGTACAACGGAAGCCGCACTGAAAACTTTTGAAGAAAATAATTTTAAAGAAATTCTACAGCAGGGAATTTTAAATGCTGAAAAACGTGCGAAGGAATTGAATGGATAA
- a CDS encoding cytochrome-c peroxidase, translating to MKRGIYWSLGLILFILWSFTSKVGNELSNIQEPSIEDIVKSYKKAVTEWPKPNIDHGVKWQEFAAIKTDSAYFTEQDKPNVILGKMLFFDPKLSRSNQISCSTCHDPEMGWQDRRRVALGNDHLLGNRNTISLYNIAERTSFFWDGRAKTLEEQASGPLGAHHEMAMDVKTLPAKIQNIKGYNSLFKNAYGTEKVTYDKIVKAIADFQKTIKSQPSRFDKFLEGKYSSLTDEEIYGMHIFRTKARCMNCHSGKYLTDESFHNIGLAYYKRKYEDLGLYNITKKAEDAGKFKTPQLRDLTLTQPWMHNGLFDSLEGVVNMYNSGMHQLDPNAEKKLADPLHPSTDPLLQKLNLNKEEVKALVSFLESLSGTKYKMRRPEFPVE from the coding sequence ATGAAAAGAGGAATTTATTGGAGTTTAGGATTGATTTTATTTATTCTTTGGAGTTTCACTTCAAAAGTCGGAAATGAGTTATCAAACATTCAGGAGCCATCTATTGAGGACATCGTAAAAAGCTACAAAAAAGCCGTTACAGAATGGCCAAAACCCAATATTGACCACGGTGTAAAATGGCAGGAATTTGCAGCCATCAAAACAGATTCTGCTTATTTCACAGAACAAGATAAACCGAATGTTATTTTAGGAAAAATGCTTTTTTTCGATCCTAAATTATCAAGATCCAACCAAATTTCTTGCAGTACTTGTCACGACCCCGAAATGGGATGGCAAGACAGAAGACGTGTTGCCCTTGGAAACGACCACCTTTTAGGAAACAGAAATACCATTTCTCTTTACAACATCGCCGAAAGAACTTCTTTTTTCTGGGACGGAAGAGCAAAAACTCTCGAAGAACAGGCTTCCGGACCACTTGGGGCTCATCACGAAATGGCAATGGATGTAAAAACACTTCCCGCAAAAATCCAAAATATAAAAGGATACAATTCGCTTTTCAAAAATGCTTACGGAACCGAAAAAGTAACGTACGATAAGATCGTAAAAGCCATTGCCGATTTTCAGAAAACCATAAAAAGCCAACCAAGCCGTTTTGATAAATTTCTTGAAGGAAAATACAGCTCGCTAACAGACGAAGAGATTTACGGAATGCATATTTTCCGTACTAAAGCTCGTTGTATGAACTGTCACAGTGGAAAATATTTAACTGATGAATCTTTTCACAATATCGGGTTGGCTTATTACAAAAGAAAATATGAAGATCTAGGTTTGTACAATATCACCAAAAAAGCAGAAGATGCCGGAAAATTCAAAACTCCACAACTAAGAGATCTAACTCTTACTCAGCCTTGGATGCATAATGGACTTTTCGACAGCCTTGAAGGCGTTGTTAATATGTACAACAGCGGAATGCATCAGCTCGACCCCAATGCAGAGAAAAAGTTGGCAGATCCGCTTCATCCTTCAACAGACCCTTTGTTGCAAAAACTAAATTTAAATAAAGAAGAAGTAAAAGCTTTGGTTTCTTTTCTTGAATCTCTTTCAGGAACAAAATACAAAATGAGAAGACCTGAGTTTCCTGTGGAATAA
- a CDS encoding DUF6850 family outer membrane beta-barrel protein: MFNIKTSFAALFVICFSLLKAQDSLDFFNKYRNQYSAERNLKSQFYYNPASMSDYSSTSFSEFGIGYHSEKKDIYREQLSSGDKGLKIYVNSFQKLNDKRAVWGKASYESQKQLKIKWNENLDFDRVSPYVLADSVGGDLKLERYSFAGGYSEKFNRFTLGLEANYTAQLGYRSRDPRINNTTSDLYVNLGLNYNIFREYEVGVFAKFNKYTQNSSISFVSLLGNPYLYQMVGLGYSNNFFNGGKNAIAFEELGYQVGAQITNKTGKDFYIQAIAGNSKNTKNIQINNQFFKASALQNEQFIFEGAKFFNLNNHHRFGIFANYSASVKTATEFGYSINTQRTERIFQRKAYHNETYASLFKLMYQFSKDDFTLNATPFFSQQEIKERRLYPISGQKFVYNYFGINADFQKKLNKNQVLSFSPYFTKRVVNKSISAITSVGNTAINDWILQDYQFQASDISTFGASLRYDIKLEKLPAFFVSTEYQSQKIQKKNNNFVGASLGITF; encoded by the coding sequence ATGTTCAATATTAAAACTTCTTTCGCAGCACTATTTGTCATTTGTTTTTCTTTGTTGAAAGCTCAGGACAGTCTTGATTTTTTTAATAAATATCGCAATCAATACAGCGCGGAAAGAAATTTAAAATCTCAGTTTTATTATAATCCGGCTTCCATGTCGGATTATAGTTCTACTTCTTTCTCAGAATTCGGAATTGGTTATCATTCAGAAAAAAAAGATATTTACAGAGAACAGCTTAGTTCTGGAGATAAAGGTTTGAAAATTTACGTCAACTCTTTTCAAAAGCTTAATGATAAAAGAGCGGTTTGGGGAAAGGCAAGCTACGAAAGTCAGAAACAATTAAAAATTAAATGGAACGAAAATCTGGATTTTGACCGTGTTTCACCTTATGTTTTGGCAGATTCTGTAGGCGGAGATTTAAAACTCGAAAGATATTCTTTTGCAGGAGGTTATTCTGAGAAATTCAACCGTTTTACTTTAGGACTTGAAGCTAACTATACCGCACAATTGGGTTACCGCTCAAGAGACCCGAGAATTAACAATACAACCTCAGATCTTTATGTAAATCTAGGTTTAAATTACAATATTTTCAGAGAATATGAAGTCGGCGTTTTTGCAAAATTTAATAAATATACCCAAAACAGCAGCATTTCATTCGTTAGTCTTTTAGGAAATCCTTACCTCTACCAAATGGTAGGATTAGGGTACTCTAACAACTTTTTTAACGGAGGAAAAAATGCTATTGCATTTGAAGAATTAGGTTACCAAGTCGGAGCTCAGATCACTAATAAAACAGGAAAAGATTTTTATATTCAAGCTATTGCTGGAAATTCTAAAAACACCAAAAACATCCAAATAAATAATCAATTTTTTAAAGCTTCAGCTTTACAGAACGAGCAGTTTATTTTCGAAGGTGCAAAATTTTTCAATCTAAACAACCATCACAGATTCGGGATTTTTGCCAATTACTCTGCTTCTGTAAAGACTGCAACTGAGTTTGGTTATTCTATCAATACTCAGCGTACAGAGCGGATTTTCCAAAGAAAAGCTTATCATAATGAAACTTATGCTTCTTTGTTCAAACTGATGTATCAATTCTCAAAAGATGATTTCACATTGAATGCAACGCCATTTTTCAGTCAGCAGGAAATTAAAGAAAGAAGATTATATCCTATTTCAGGACAAAAATTTGTCTACAATTATTTTGGAATCAATGCAGATTTTCAGAAAAAATTAAACAAAAACCAAGTATTGAGTTTTAGTCCCTATTTTACAAAACGAGTTGTAAATAAATCAATTTCTGCAATTACATCAGTTGGAAACACTGCCATCAATGATTGGATTCTTCAGGATTACCAATTTCAGGCAAGCGACATCAGCACTTTTGGAGCATCTTTAAGATACGATATCAAATTGGAGAAGCTTCCGGCATTCTTTGTAAGTACAGAATATCAATCACAGAAAATTCAGAAAAAAAACAATAATTTTGTCGGCGCAAGTTTAGGAATTACTTTCTAA
- a CDS encoding DUF4876 domain-containing protein, producing the protein MKKRVLILSLAAAMVTGFTVTSCSSDDDFGKSVSQTGVLTMNFTGEEIATYKTLDISIKEINTGAVTEFTIQNTNAHSLELPFGSYNITVNGIVVKTDSEQINVGVTAVTDIKVNATNITIPLLAKRFGNDFIIEEVFFTGVRTPDNKNYNSSRYFKITNNTDKVLDAANLIIGQSNFYTTSNDNPTPYNINDYFPVKAIMILKSTEKKWVQPGDFIVVADNAINHSQNTSTAYNLQNADWEFPSTNPSLGQVDNPSVPNADVAYTEMNYNMFFLHNRGFETYVIARFPDGENRDTFLQNQKYDYTFVNSAGVVKAMSRYKIPNSWIIDGVNNSIPTNFVQTLTSASIDAGWTSVGSMDNDATRYGKSVRRKVIGKTSEGKNVYKDTNNSSLDFVKDSQPSLKNGIVH; encoded by the coding sequence ATGAAGAAAAGAGTATTAATACTAAGCTTAGCAGCAGCAATGGTAACCGGGTTTACGGTAACATCTTGCTCAAGCGATGATGATTTCGGAAAATCTGTTTCTCAGACAGGAGTTTTAACAATGAATTTCACAGGCGAAGAAATTGCAACTTACAAAACTTTAGATATTTCAATTAAAGAAATCAACACTGGAGCTGTAACAGAATTTACCATTCAAAATACCAATGCACATTCTCTTGAATTGCCTTTCGGATCGTACAATATTACTGTAAACGGAATTGTTGTAAAAACAGATTCGGAACAGATTAATGTAGGTGTAACTGCAGTTACAGATATTAAAGTAAATGCTACCAATATTACCATTCCGCTTTTAGCTAAAAGATTTGGTAACGATTTTATCATCGAAGAAGTATTCTTCACAGGAGTAAGAACACCGGATAATAAAAACTACAATTCAAGCAGATATTTTAAAATCACCAATAATACCGACAAAGTTTTAGATGCTGCAAATTTAATTATTGGGCAATCTAACTTCTACACAACATCAAACGATAATCCAACACCATATAACATTAATGATTATTTTCCGGTAAAGGCAATAATGATCCTAAAAAGTACTGAAAAAAAATGGGTTCAGCCAGGTGACTTTATTGTTGTAGCTGACAATGCAATAAATCATTCTCAAAACACTTCAACAGCATATAATCTACAGAATGCAGACTGGGAATTTCCATCTACAAATCCTAGTTTAGGACAGGTAGATAATCCAAGTGTTCCAAATGCAGATGTAGCTTATACAGAAATGAATTATAACATGTTTTTCCTTCACAACAGAGGTTTTGAAACATATGTAATTGCTCGTTTCCCAGACGGCGAAAACCGAGACACTTTTCTTCAGAATCAAAAATACGATTATACCTTTGTAAACAGTGCAGGAGTAGTAAAAGCAATGAGCAGATATAAAATTCCAAACTCTTGGATTATTGACGGAGTAAATAACAGCATCCCTACCAATTTTGTTCAGACACTTACATCAGCAAGTATCGATGCAGGTTGGACTTCAGTAGGTTCTATGGACAATGATGCAACACGTTACGGAAAATCTGTAAGACGTAAGGTGATCGGAAAAACTTCTGAAGGCAAAAATGTTTACAAAGATACCAACAACTCATCTTTAGATTTTGTAAAAGATTCTCAACCGAGCTTAAAAAACGGGATTGTACATTAA
- a CDS encoding TonB-dependent receptor, producing the protein MMIRLLTFTILFFFGSQLLLAQNEKLQLSISISGENQQKLKGVTVKSSQNSAVTDENGVATLVLSEGKHHLKIIHSNYQEKEFDVTLNSSKTLNFQLQPVDKLEEIVIFSKEGKGLTTKTIIDRKAMEHLQPSSFTDLMELLPGGLAKTPSLSVNNRPLLRENRGGLSNEPGKYDTSSLGVQFMIDGNVVNSNADMQVSLDNRQFGYSPEARETATTGVDMRTISTNDIEKVEIIRGIPSASYGDLTSGVIKIERKIGESPLQARFKADGFSKQYYVGKGFKINENWQISASADFLDSKANPTDDFENYQRMTASIRSKKKGNLWSNPLEWRSNIDFSSNIDSKKNDPDNGAPEIDKYKQARTRISFTNNFVYSLNKASFFDKIILNTAIRQGFEKIDQTKLIQLSGPRSFSLATEQGENVGVFPALRYISEFSTEGKPLDVTALLQTTGTRNTFGINHQYEAGLDWRYSKNNGRGLVYDMNSPYAASFINSRPRAFNDIPASNLMAAFLGDQMSYAVDQHKFTLYTGLRFSKQIGIDNSYAISKKVFVEPRLNLQYNLPHLMINNVPLKTDITLGYGQFYKQPTLLMLYPNREFWDYTQLNYYHNDAQYRYVNFMTYVQNVENKNLEAAKSIKKEIRLDLYYKNHNFFFTYFKEDMTNGFRPMRHTVLHTYKQYDASQVDLSQWNNGPNLANTPYVDRKTNAEYLLTENGSAIIKNGIEFGYTSPRFKAINTRFTLSGAYFKTQLRNSVPVVEKPSASIGSDGFPYYGIYQNDDGYVNSNMNYNLFIDTYIPKMDLTISASFQGSVFDYQRKDQRIAAPISYYGIDGIVHPFTEADKTDTYKQWLVRNVSVTDNMPRDYTFTIAGNLKITKSIYKNIKTSMFVTRIFNYSAPYYFNNLKIERKAANRPYFGMELTYNF; encoded by the coding sequence ATGATGATCAGGCTTTTAACATTTACAATACTTTTTTTCTTCGGTTCTCAACTTTTATTGGCTCAAAACGAGAAATTACAATTAAGCATTAGTATTTCGGGGGAAAATCAGCAAAAACTGAAAGGCGTTACTGTAAAAAGTTCTCAAAACTCTGCAGTTACGGATGAAAATGGAGTTGCAACATTAGTTTTAAGTGAAGGCAAACATCATCTAAAAATCATTCACTCTAATTATCAGGAAAAAGAGTTTGATGTTACTTTAAACAGTTCAAAAACACTTAATTTCCAGCTTCAACCCGTAGATAAACTTGAAGAAATTGTTATTTTCTCTAAAGAAGGGAAAGGTTTAACGACTAAAACCATTATCGACAGAAAAGCAATGGAACATTTGCAACCCTCAAGTTTTACAGATCTGATGGAGCTTTTACCGGGTGGATTGGCAAAAACGCCATCATTAAGTGTAAATAACCGACCATTGCTTCGTGAAAACAGAGGGGGCCTGAGTAACGAGCCCGGAAAATATGATACTTCGTCACTTGGAGTACAATTTATGATTGACGGGAATGTCGTTAATTCTAATGCAGATATGCAGGTTTCGCTAGACAACAGACAATTTGGATATTCACCTGAAGCTAGAGAAACTGCCACAACCGGGGTAGATATGAGAACAATTTCTACGAACGACATTGAAAAAGTAGAAATTATTCGAGGAATTCCTTCTGCATCTTATGGAGATTTAACATCCGGAGTGATAAAAATCGAAAGAAAAATTGGTGAATCTCCTTTGCAGGCAAGATTTAAAGCAGACGGTTTCAGCAAGCAATATTATGTAGGAAAAGGTTTTAAAATTAATGAGAATTGGCAAATCAGTGCCAGTGCAGATTTTTTAGATTCTAAAGCAAATCCGACAGATGATTTTGAAAATTACCAGAGAATGACCGCATCAATCCGTTCAAAAAAGAAAGGAAATCTTTGGTCTAATCCTTTAGAATGGCGTTCAAATATCGATTTTTCAAGCAATATCGATTCCAAAAAAAATGACCCGGATAATGGAGCTCCTGAGATAGATAAATACAAACAAGCCAGAACAAGAATAAGCTTTACCAACAATTTTGTGTACAGTTTAAATAAGGCCTCATTTTTTGATAAAATTATTTTAAATACTGCAATCAGACAAGGATTTGAAAAAATAGATCAGACAAAACTGATACAATTATCTGGACCGAGATCTTTTTCTTTAGCCACAGAACAGGGAGAAAACGTAGGTGTTTTCCCCGCTCTTCGTTATATCAGCGAATTCAGTACAGAAGGAAAACCACTTGACGTTACAGCGCTTCTTCAAACTACAGGAACAAGAAATACTTTTGGAATTAATCATCAGTATGAAGCCGGTTTAGACTGGAGATATTCTAAAAACAACGGACGAGGTTTAGTTTACGATATGAACTCTCCTTATGCTGCATCATTTATCAACTCAAGACCTAGAGCTTTCAATGATATCCCTGCTTCTAATTTGATGGCTGCATTTTTAGGAGATCAGATGAGCTACGCAGTTGATCAGCATAAATTTACCTTATACACAGGATTAAGATTCTCAAAACAAATAGGAATTGACAATTCTTATGCTATCAGCAAAAAAGTTTTTGTGGAACCAAGATTAAATCTACAATACAACCTTCCACATTTAATGATCAATAATGTTCCATTAAAGACAGATATAACTCTTGGATACGGACAGTTTTACAAGCAGCCTACTCTTTTGATGCTGTATCCGAACAGAGAATTCTGGGATTACACTCAGCTGAACTATTATCACAATGATGCACAATACCGATATGTAAATTTCATGACGTATGTTCAGAATGTTGAAAATAAAAACTTGGAGGCAGCAAAAAGTATCAAAAAAGAAATAAGGCTCGATCTTTATTATAAAAACCACAACTTTTTCTTTACTTATTTCAAAGAAGATATGACCAATGGTTTCCGCCCGATGAGACACACTGTTCTTCACACCTACAAACAATACGATGCATCGCAAGTAGATCTATCACAATGGAATAACGGACCAAATTTAGCAAATACTCCTTACGTTGACCGAAAAACCAATGCCGAATACTTGCTTACTGAAAATGGAAGTGCAATTATTAAAAATGGTATTGAATTCGGATATACATCCCCACGTTTTAAAGCAATCAATACAAGATTTACTTTAAGCGGAGCTTATTTTAAAACACAATTAAGAAACTCTGTTCCTGTCGTTGAAAAACCTTCTGCATCAATAGGCTCAGACGGATTCCCATATTATGGAATTTACCAGAATGATGACGGTTATGTTAATTCTAACATGAATTACAACCTTTTTATCGACACCTACATTCCTAAAATGGATTTAACAATCTCTGCGTCATTCCAAGGAAGTGTATTTGATTATCAAAGAAAAGATCAAAGAATTGCTGCACCTATCTCTTATTACGGAATCGACGGAATTGTACATCCTTTCACCGAGGCAGATAAAACCGACACTTATAAACAATGGTTGGTACGAAATGTTTCGGTAACCGACAACATGCCTAGAGATTATACATTTACAATTGCAGGGAACTTAAAAATCACTAAGAGTATTTATAAGAACATAAAAACATCCATGTTTGTGACAAGGATTTTTAATTACAGTGCACCTTACTATTTCAACAATCTCAAAATTGAAAGAAAAGCAGCCAACCGTCCTTATTTTGGGATGGAACTTACTTATAATTTTTAA
- the murB gene encoding UDP-N-acetylmuramate dehydrogenase → MQENFSLKPFNTFGVEAKAKYFVEINTVEELIETLKHSHTQPLPLLFLGGGSNILFTKDFDGLAIQLNLKGISEEFLNENEVLVTARAGENWHKFVIFCLNKNYGGLENLSLIPGNVGTSPMQNIGAYGTEIKDHFVSCKVLNLQTLQLENFDLEKCRFGYRDSIFKQEGKNKYVILEVSFKLTTQNHTIKTEYGAIQSELENLGIINPTIQDVSKAVINIRQSKLPDPKKIGNAGSFFKNPTIPLAQFEDLKLKFDNIQGYPNGNFVKVPAGWLIEQCGWKGKQIGNVASHQLQSLVIINATGNASGKEIFDFSGLIIDSVKEKFGIELEREVNIL, encoded by the coding sequence ATGCAGGAAAATTTTTCACTAAAACCTTTCAATACTTTTGGAGTAGAAGCAAAAGCAAAATATTTTGTTGAAATAAATACTGTAGAAGAATTAATTGAAACTCTAAAACACTCCCACACTCAACCTCTCCCACTCCTATTCTTGGGTGGCGGAAGCAATATTCTTTTTACAAAAGATTTTGACGGTTTAGCGATACAATTAAATTTAAAGGGAATTTCTGAAGAATTTTTAAATGAAAACGAAGTTTTAGTAACAGCAAGAGCAGGAGAAAACTGGCATAAATTCGTCATATTTTGCCTGAATAAGAATTATGGCGGACTTGAAAATCTTTCTTTAATTCCTGGAAATGTAGGAACCTCACCGATGCAAAATATCGGAGCTTACGGAACTGAAATAAAAGATCATTTTGTAAGCTGTAAAGTTTTGAATTTACAGACATTACAACTTGAAAATTTTGATCTGGAAAAATGCAGATTCGGGTACAGAGATTCTATTTTCAAACAGGAAGGAAAAAATAAATATGTGATTTTGGAAGTGAGTTTTAAATTAACCACTCAAAACCACACCATTAAAACCGAATACGGCGCTATACAATCTGAACTGGAAAATTTAGGAATAATAAATCCAACAATTCAGGATGTTTCAAAAGCCGTTATTAACATCAGACAAAGTAAACTTCCCGATCCGAAAAAAATTGGTAATGCAGGAAGTTTTTTTAAAAATCCCACTATTCCTTTAGCTCAGTTTGAAGATTTAAAATTAAAATTCGATAACATTCAGGGTTATCCAAACGGAAATTTCGTTAAAGTTCCTGCAGGCTGGCTAATCGAACAATGTGGCTGGAAAGGAAAACAAATCGGAAATGTAGCTTCTCATCAATTACAATCTTTAGTGATTATTAACGCTACAGGAAATGCTTCCGGGAAAGAAATTTTTGATTTCTCAGGTTTAATTATTGATTCCGTTAAAGAAAAATTCGGGATTGAATTGGAGCGAGAAGTGAACATTCTTTAA